The DNA sequence CCGGTCTCCGGTCATACGGAGCAAAAATCCGAAAACCCTATTCTTATACTTGTCATAGAGCTGTGAGAAACCCTGTGAGTTTCCACTAAGCCAAAGGTCAAACAGGTGCTGATCGTCATTTGTTTGTTGATGCATAAGTAGTACGCGTTCCTGAATCCAAATATTGTTTGTGAGTTGAACAATTTCTATTCATAATTTTTTTACCGCATCTCAAAACTACTCTTACCTACTTAAAATAAGTCCCTATTAAATTTATATGCAATTATCAGACCGAAGAATAACAAAAAAAAGGGAGATGAACTGCTATTCACCTCCCCAACCTTTTTTACCGTCTTGCCTTTTTTTACGCTATTTCCCTGCTTTTCTTAACTCCTCAAGCACCTCAGGATCATCCGGATCAAGCTCCCGTGCTTCTTGGAGCAGTTGCAGATAAAGCTCTTCGTTTCGTCTCACCTTAGCCAATCGGGCAAGTCCCACCTTAGCAACAGCAAACTGCGGATCTGCGCGCAAAGCACGATTATAAAACGTCTCAGCCCAGGTAAACCTGCTCATCTCAATGTATGTCTCAGCTCTTTCATAGAGGGCGCGTGGATGGCTACGATCTATGAATTCTATCTCCTCATAGGTCTCAAGTGCCTGTTCGAAGTTTTCCTGCTTGCGCTGGACTCTCGCCAACAGCAGCAGAGCATCGATATTTTCAGGATCGGTGGCAAGGATATCTAACAACGCATCCTCAGCATCACTAAAGTTCTCCTGTGAGATAAGGGCCTGAGCATACATGAGAAGGAAACGATTATCATGCTGCAACTCCACCAGTTCTTCAATTTCGGCCTGTGCCTTTTCGGTCTGTCCTGTTTTTTCATAGAGCTGAAACAGCTGATAGCGAATATCCGGGTCATCACTTCGCACCACTTTTGCTTTCTCAAGAAGCTCAATAGCTTTTTCTACTCTCTCAGTAGAAATGTAGCCTCTTGCAAGCATTGCCATAACATCAGGATCATTGGGCTCTAAAGTATTTGCGATTTCCAGATTAATAAGCGCCTCGTTTACTTCACCCTTTCGCATAAGGAGAATACCAATTCTTTTGTTGGCCTCCAGATGCTGGGGATCTGCTTGAACATAATTTTGATACGCCTCAAGCTCCTGATCCTCATTACCCAAATTACCATGTACCTGGGCCATTTCAAGCCAAACCTCAGGCAACGAATCGGCAAACTCGGTACTTTGCTCCAGCAGCGCAACTGCCCTCTCCTGGTTTTCTTCATCTTCAGCATACAACAGCCCCAACCTCAACACATTGCGAAAATCCTGAGGATAGGATTTGATATTATTTTCGTAAATAGTTATGGCTTTGGAGATGTCGATTTCTTCATGAAGATTGGCTGTTTTATATGCAGCATCGGCATCTTCTGTACCCGGAACAGAGATATAATCCAGGTATGCTTTAGCAGCATTTTCCATATCTTCATCATTTTCATAGGATTGAGCCAACATCATCAACATTCGCCTCAGTGTTGGTACCCTCAGTCGTCTGTCTCTGAATTCTTTAATGGTCTGGGCAGCCTGGCTATACCTTCCTGATTTAAAACATGCCTCAGCATACATAATCAGCAACTCTATATCATTTGATACCTTTGTTACCGGTTCAAGATATTTGGCTGCATCCTCAAATTCTTCATTTTCAAAGGAAGCTTCTCCCACTGTCTTGGCCAGTTCAACGTCATCTGGATTTCTATCCAAATAGCGTCTGAACGCTCTTAATGCTTCCGCTTCTCTACCCTGTCCCTGATACAGCTCACCCAATTCTTTGTATTCTTCAACAGCTTCGGAATTCATCATTACCGTTTGTTCGTAGGTAATGATCGCTCCGTTTACATCACCACTTGCAGCCTGACTTCTTGCCAGTGCTGAAAGTGCATCAGTGTTTGTAGGGTCGAGCTGAAGAGCATCCTGATACATGTCGATTGCTTCCTCATGATTTCCCCGTCGCTGGTAAATCATCCCCAGGGTAGTATATGTGGAAAAGTCGGCATCTCCAGATTCTATTACACCAGTTAAAGCGGTTATAACCTCGCCCTCTTCTCCTTTGGCTATGACTATTTCAGCATACCTTTGATAAAACCCTTTGATATCGGGGTCGATTTCGATAGCAGCTCTGTAAGCTACAAGCGCACCGTCCAATTGATCCATTTCATACAGAGCATCCCCCAAATCACGCTGAGCCACAGCATCCTGTGGATTAAGCTCAAGATAGGTCCTCAATGCATCTACTGAAGCCTGTTTCTCTCCTTTTTGCTGATGAAGATGAAATAAACGGCGGAACACTTCCGCATCTTCAGGAGTAAGTTCTGCAAGATCTAAATACATCGACAGCGCTGTTTCGGTATCGTTGTTTTCATCGGCATAACGAGCAAGTCTCAGACGGCTTTCAGAATTACCCTGATCCAACTCAACAATTTTCTTATCTGTCTCTGCAAGCTCATCTGCAGAATCGGTGTTGTAATAACACGTTGCCAGGTTAACAAGAAATTCCATATTCCGGGGTTCTTTTTCTACCAGTGCCTCAAAATGACCTTGGGCATTTTGAAAGTCTGACTCTGTAAGCAGCACATCAGCAAGAATTTTTCTCGCTTCCCATCTATTTTCATCGAGTTCAAGTGCCCTGGTAGCTGCCGATTTTGCTTTTTGAAGATTTTCGGTATTATAAGCAGCGATTGCAATACCTTCTGAAGCGGCAGCACTGTTTTCAAGGTTATTACTTGTTTCAAAGTGCTCAAGTGCCTCTTCATACCTTTGAGCATCAAGATTATACTGGCCCAAGGAGAGGAATACGCTCGGATCGTTGGGGCTAAGGGCCATCATCGCTTCAAGTGTTTCTTTGGCCTTCTGATCCATATTGTTGTTTTCATAAAGATCAGCCAGACGAGCGTATCCTTCAACATCATTGGGATTCAGAGCGATCGCTCTTTCCAGGTGTTTAATCGCTTCTGTGCTGTTTTGCTGTCCCTCATGGGCATCAGCCAGGAGAAAATAGACATCGGAAACGATTTCACCATTTTCATCTGCGTTCCTGATGAACTCAAGATGTGGCAGCGCATCACCAAAATCCTTATTTTTTAGATGATTACGTGCAACCTTTTCCCGTGAAAAAAGTGCTTCTTTCTCTGTACTTTCACCAAAACTGCTCACAGCATTACTGAAAGCGTTAATGGCACCCTGTTGATCATTAATCTGCTCTTTGGATATCGCTTTCATGTAATAATCCATAGACTCCATCATGTCTTGCTGCACATTATCAAAGCCTCTTGCTGCCTCGCTGTAATTCTCAAGACCAAAATTGGCTCGTGCAATAAGCAAAGACGCTTCCGAAACATTGGTCTCTTTTTCTACTGCAGCATTGAGATAGGCAAGAGCGCTGTCAGCTACGCCTATTTCAACATAAGCCAAACCGATGCTATAAAGTATCTGCCCCTCTTCTTTTTCCATCAAAGCACGTTTAAGCAGAGGTATTGCCCTGTGGTATTCACCTTCATTGATGTAGATATTTCCAAGCTCACGGTTAGCAATGATGTTAGCAGAATCGGTTTCTATTACCTTCTCGAGTGCCTTTTTTGCATCAGAGGAGCGATCCAGATCGATACATGCACGAGCGTATTCCCAACTGGCTTCAGCAGTGAAATCCTGCTCAAGAGCCCTGTTTGCGAAAGTCATGGCATTTTGGGACTGGCCAAGCGAGTTATAGATTTTTGCAGCACCCAAAAGTGACTGGTAATGGTTAGCATCCATTCGGGAAGATACAAGGTAAGCAGCCAAAGCCTTTTCTATCATACCAAGTTTTTCATTAGCCTGAGCAATCTTTACCCATACCTCAGGGGTCCTCTGAGCAGGCGGAATCTGTTCATCTGCATAGTCCAGTGCTTCTCTGTAGTTTTCAGCATCCATTAAGTTCTGAAGCGTTTCATCCGCTGAGAGCCCAAATGGAACGGCAAGCAAAAGAAAAAATATCAGAGCCTTCTGTGCAATGGTCCTCTGTTTCGACATCCTAAACCTCCTCAGCGTATGCATACCCGCTGATATCAAGTTAAAGCAATAAATTATTATCGTTATTAAGCATTTAAAGAATGGACTTGTCTTACTAAAATGATTATTTGTCCCGTAATCCTGCAAGTTATCCAGGATCAATGTAGTAAATAATTCGGCATTTTAAGAAAGCTCAAAAGCCTCTTTGCTACAATTATTATATCCGCTCATGAAATTTTTAAACAGTTATCATTATTTTTTAGCGTTTAAAGCCTCTTTAAACCATTCCCATCGAAACAGTGGCCCGGGATCGGTCTTTGGTATCGCTCTTATTCCAAGCCTAACCGCCCTTTCTCCGGCTATGTCATCATGGCCAACATAATTAAAACCCCTGCAATACCTCTTTTGCATATCACCACACAAATTTATTAGAGAAATATACTGCTTTTCAGTAAAACCAGAGTGATGAGTTGCTACAAATTCTATACCTATCGAAAATTCATTGACCCCTTTGCGGCAATCGGGAGGGGGCATAATGCTTGCTCCGCTATGCCAGG is a window from the Chitinispirillales bacterium ANBcel5 genome containing:
- a CDS encoding tetratricopeptide repeat protein; amino-acid sequence: MSKQRTIAQKALIFFLLLAVPFGLSADETLQNLMDAENYREALDYADEQIPPAQRTPEVWVKIAQANEKLGMIEKALAAYLVSSRMDANHYQSLLGAAKIYNSLGQSQNAMTFANRALEQDFTAEASWEYARACIDLDRSSDAKKALEKVIETDSANIIANRELGNIYINEGEYHRAIPLLKRALMEKEEGQILYSIGLAYVEIGVADSALAYLNAAVEKETNVSEASLLIARANFGLENYSEAARGFDNVQQDMMESMDYYMKAISKEQINDQQGAINAFSNAVSSFGESTEKEALFSREKVARNHLKNKDFGDALPHLEFIRNADENGEIVSDVYFLLADAHEGQQNSTEAIKHLERAIALNPNDVEGYARLADLYENNNMDQKAKETLEAMMALSPNDPSVFLSLGQYNLDAQRYEEALEHFETSNNLENSAAASEGIAIAAYNTENLQKAKSAATRALELDENRWEARKILADVLLTESDFQNAQGHFEALVEKEPRNMEFLVNLATCYYNTDSADELAETDKKIVELDQGNSESRLRLARYADENNDTETALSMYLDLAELTPEDAEVFRRLFHLHQQKGEKQASVDALRTYLELNPQDAVAQRDLGDALYEMDQLDGALVAYRAAIEIDPDIKGFYQRYAEIVIAKGEEGEVITALTGVIESGDADFSTYTTLGMIYQRRGNHEEAIDMYQDALQLDPTNTDALSALARSQAASGDVNGAIITYEQTVMMNSEAVEEYKELGELYQGQGREAEALRAFRRYLDRNPDDVELAKTVGEASFENEEFEDAAKYLEPVTKVSNDIELLIMYAEACFKSGRYSQAAQTIKEFRDRRLRVPTLRRMLMMLAQSYENDEDMENAAKAYLDYISVPGTEDADAAYKTANLHEEIDISKAITIYENNIKSYPQDFRNVLRLGLLYAEDEENQERAVALLEQSTEFADSLPEVWLEMAQVHGNLGNEDQELEAYQNYVQADPQHLEANKRIGILLMRKGEVNEALINLEIANTLEPNDPDVMAMLARGYISTERVEKAIELLEKAKVVRSDDPDIRYQLFQLYEKTGQTEKAQAEIEELVELQHDNRFLLMYAQALISQENFSDAEDALLDILATDPENIDALLLLARVQRKQENFEQALETYEEIEFIDRSHPRALYERAETYIEMSRFTWAETFYNRALRADPQFAVAKVGLARLAKVRRNEELYLQLLQEARELDPDDPEVLEELRKAGK
- a CDS encoding N-acetylmuramoyl-L-alanine amidase is translated as MKIVDCLLNRRNDFLADGKTIGKRIEDSEKQHLWEDRTGDIIDTVVFHYISAVERTESGKYNFEQIVKIFCDYGVSSHYLICRDGQIVRLVPEEKKAWHSGASIMPPPDCRKGVNEFSIGIEFVATHHSGFTEKQYISLINLCGDMQKRYCRGFNYVGHDDIAGERAVRLGIRAIPKTDPGPLFRWEWFKEALNAKK